TACGGCCTGGCGATTTGCTTTTCTTAATGCGTCGATCCGCCCGGAATTCCCTGTCTTTCGCGATTCTTGCGAAAAATTGGCCCCGCCCGGCGAGCGTTTTCGCATGACTTGGGGACGAGTTCACCGAGTGCGGGGCAGAGCACTCGGCCTTCCAACAGCAATATACCCCTCCGATTGGGACAACCGCATGAATGAATCAAACGTTGCGGCCAGGCGTTCTCGCGTCCATCTGTTTATCAACTTCGCCGTCTCCGCCAGCGTGCTCACGATGTGCGTGATCGCTTACACCAAACTGGGCAAACGCGAGCGGCCGGCGATGTCAAAGCCGCCAAAACCGGCGGCGACGGTCGTCGATACCGAAGCGCTGCGAATTCATGAAGGCCCCGTTTCGTTGACCGCTAACGGCGTCGTCGTTCCGCTCCGCGAGATCCGATTGGCGACCGAGGTTGCCGGACGTGTCGTCGAACTGTCGCCCAACATGCGTGCCGGGCGGATGGTCGAGAAGGACGAGGTGCTGGTTCGGTTGGATCCCATCGAATACGAACTCGAAGTGCAGCGATTGGTCTCCCAGCAGAATCAGGAAGCGGCGGAGCTGGAAGCGATCGATGTCAGTATTCAAAACACGGATGCCTTGGTTGCTCTCTCCCAACGCCGCGCTCAATTGACCGAAGCGGCGAGCAAGCGGGCCCATTCGCTGGTCCGACAGAATGCTGCATCGATCGCCGAAGTCGACGCCGCCGAGGAAGCCGAACTTTCGGCCAGCGCTGCGGTGGTCGAACTGCAAAACCGACGCCGCGAGCTCGAAGCGCAGCGGAAGCTGATCGTGGAACGGCAAGCGTCGACGGAGGTCGCGCGGCGGCGAGCCCAATTGGATCTGGACCGCACCGTCGTTCGCGCTCCGATCCGCGGCCGCGTGGTGATGAGTAACGTCGAAGAGCAATCGTTTGTCGCGGCGGGAACTTCGTTTGTCACGATCGAAGATGTCAGCGCGGTCGAGGTTCGGTCGAACCTGACGGTCGAACAGATGTATTGGGTTTGGAACGCACGCAACTCCGTTGGCAATCTCGAAGAGGTCGGATCCTCCGCGGCACACCACCTGCCCGAAGTCAATTGCAACATCGAATACCGTTTGGGCAACCGAACCTATCAATGGGCGGCGGTGCTGAAACGGATCGATGGCGCTGGAATCGACCAGGATACGCGGACCTTTCCCTGTCTGTTTCGCGTCGACTCGCCCGAAGCGGTTGAAAGAATACGGACCAACGCATTTGCTCTCGCCCGGGAATCTGCGAACGACCAGTCGCCGGACTCGCCCGGCGTCGAACGTGGTGTCGACGGACCGCGGCAATTGTTGCGAGGGATGTTCGTTTCGGTTCACCTGCACGTCGACGCGACGCGTCCGTTGTATCGCGTTTCCGAATCGGCGATTCGCCCCGGCGACCGGATCTGGATCAATCGCGATGGCAAGATGCGGATCGTCCAAATCGAAGTCGTCGGGCAGATCGACGGCGATGTGATCGTCGACGCTCGTTTACCAGAGCATCGAATGGCCCGAACCGCTGCATCCGCGGACGACAGCGATGGCGCTTCGCCCGCCGATGTATCAAAGCTTGCTTCGGTGATCATCTCCCCGGTCAACGATCCACGCGACGGCTTACCGGTGATGACCGCCAAGGCTCGCGATTCGAAGGCGAAGCGGCCGCCGGTGGGAAATGTTGGCGTCGATTCCCCCGCGACCGATGGCGGCCAGACCGATCGGAATCGCCCCAAAACGACCTTGGTTAGCGGAGTGGCACGATGAAGTCGATCATCGCATGGGCCGTCAAAAACTCGCAGGCGATGAATGTCATCATGCTGGGGACCTTGGTTTTAGGTGCCTGGAGTCTGGCAAATCTGCGACGCGAATTCTGGCCCGATTTCGAACTCTATGTCCTGACCGTGTCGGTCGAATATCCGGGAGCCAGTCCCGACGAGATCGAAGAGGGGATTCTGGAGAAGATCGAAGAGGCGACGCGGACCGTCGACGGCATCGATGAGATGACCTCCGCCGCGACCGAGGGCTTGGGGAGCGTGACGTTTGAACTCGAGAGCGACGCCACGCAGATGGACGCTCAACGCGTGTTGACCGAAGTCACGACGCTGATCAATCAAATCCCCAGCTTCCCCGAACTGGCCGAACGTCCCGATATCCGACTGCGAACCAATTTTGTCACCGCGATTCGCGTGGCGGTCATGGGGCCCAAAAGTGATGCCGAGGCGGAAAGTTCCGATGGCGACAGTTCCTCGTCGCGAGGCGTCGATCGGGCCGAGCGGGCTGAAAAGCGGGTCGAAGCGGCGCTGGCGTTGCACCGCGTTGCCGAATCGGTGCGGACCGACCTGCTTGCGTTGCCTTCGGTTTCAGTCGTCGATTTTGTCGGTGCGCCGAAATATCAGATCGACATTGAAATCCCCGAACGGACGCTCCGCGAATACAATTTGTCATTGCGCGATGTCGCGGAGATCGTTCGTAACAACAACGTCGAGTTGCCCGGCGGTACGTTAAAAGGTCAATCGCAAGAGGTCGTGCTGCGTGGCAGCGACAAGCACGAAGTCGGCGAAGAGATCGCAAATATCCCGTTGGTCAGCCAAGCCGGCGGCGTCGTGCTGACTGTCGGCGACCTGGGGCGCGTTCGCGATGAGTTCTCCGTCGACGAAGCGGTCAACGAAATCAACGGTCGTCCCGCCGTGGTGATCTCCGTCGAAACGACAAGCGCCGACGATCTGTTGGTCGTCGCTCAAGAGGTGCGAGACTTTGCCGCTCGAGCGAAACACGACCTTCCCGCCGGCTATTCGATGATAACGATGCGCGACCGTTCCAAAACGGTCAGCGACCGCTTGAACCTGCTGGCCAAAAACGGCTGGATGGGACTGATCCTTGTCTTTGTTGTGCTCGCATTGTTTTTAGAGATGCGATTGGCGTGGTGGGTCTCGCTCGGGATTCCCGTCTCGTTGTTGGGCGCTTGCATTTACATGTACTACGGCGGCATGACGCTGAACATGACGTCGATGTTCGCCTTTTTGATCGCGTTGGGAATCGTCGTCGACGATGCGATCGTTGTCGGCGAAAACATCTACGCCCATCAACAGATGGGCAAATCGTGGCGCGACGCGGCGATCGACGGGGCGACCGAAGTGGCTCCCAGCGTGATCACCGCTGTGCTAACGACGGTCATCGCGTTCAGCCCGATCATGTATTTGGAAGGGAACATCCAACGGATGACCGTGGTGTTGCCGCTGTGCGTCGGCGCGATGCTGTTGCTGTCGATGTTCGAAAGTCTAACGATCCT
Above is a genomic segment from Rosistilla ulvae containing:
- a CDS encoding efflux RND transporter periplasmic adaptor subunit is translated as MNESNVAARRSRVHLFINFAVSASVLTMCVIAYTKLGKRERPAMSKPPKPAATVVDTEALRIHEGPVSLTANGVVVPLREIRLATEVAGRVVELSPNMRAGRMVEKDEVLVRLDPIEYELEVQRLVSQQNQEAAELEAIDVSIQNTDALVALSQRRAQLTEAASKRAHSLVRQNAASIAEVDAAEEAELSASAAVVELQNRRRELEAQRKLIVERQASTEVARRRAQLDLDRTVVRAPIRGRVVMSNVEEQSFVAAGTSFVTIEDVSAVEVRSNLTVEQMYWVWNARNSVGNLEEVGSSAAHHLPEVNCNIEYRLGNRTYQWAAVLKRIDGAGIDQDTRTFPCLFRVDSPEAVERIRTNAFALARESANDQSPDSPGVERGVDGPRQLLRGMFVSVHLHVDATRPLYRVSESAIRPGDRIWINRDGKMRIVQIEVVGQIDGDVIVDARLPEHRMARTAASADDSDGASPADVSKLASVIISPVNDPRDGLPVMTAKARDSKAKRPPVGNVGVDSPATDGGQTDRNRPKTTLVSGVAR